One Synechococcus sp. PCC 7335 DNA window includes the following coding sequences:
- the tnpA gene encoding IS200/IS605 family transposase — MGQKYRHENTSVSFLNYHFVWTVRRRKKLLNGDLDTRLKALIHEAVSNIDCKVIALETHYDHVHLFVNAIPNLAPSQIMHRVKGYSSHVLREEYPWIKTKLPSLWTRSYLVSTAGNVSGDTIKRYVEEQKTR, encoded by the coding sequence ATGGGGCAAAAATATAGGCATGAGAACACATCTGTTTCGTTCCTTAACTATCATTTTGTCTGGACAGTTAGGCGTCGAAAGAAGCTACTTAATGGAGACTTAGACACTAGGCTCAAAGCACTTATACACGAAGCTGTATCAAACATAGACTGCAAGGTGATAGCGCTAGAGACTCACTATGACCATGTTCATCTATTTGTGAACGCCATCCCTAACCTGGCACCCTCGCAAATCATGCATAGAGTCAAAGGGTATTCTTCTCATGTGTTGCGTGAGGAGTACCCTTGGATTAAAACTAAGCTGCCTAGTCTATGGACTCGCAGCTATCTTGTGTCTACTGCTGGCAACGTTTCGGGCGATACAATAAAGCGGTACGTTGAGGAGCAAAAGACCCGATAG